The following coding sequences lie in one Steroidobacter denitrificans genomic window:
- a CDS encoding SDR family NAD(P)-dependent oxidoreductase — MTRLAGKVALVTGGGRGIGRAAALKLAREGARVVLNDLDEAPVAETVKMIREIGGEITTVIGSVTAPDFGERFVAAALEAFGDLHIIVNNAGYTWDNVIQKTTDEQFQTMLDVHLVAPFRILRAAADHIRAAVKREEERQEHVYRKVVNVSSLAGLYGNAGQAGYSVGKAGIVGLTRTLCKEWGRYRVNVNCVAFGVIETRLTQPLTSGEAHIIVEGRDIAVGMQPRLLQTVSTMVPLGRGGTPKEAADTIYLMCSPESDYVSGQVLVCGGGLLL; from the coding sequence ATGACCAGACTGGCCGGAAAAGTTGCACTCGTGACGGGAGGCGGCCGCGGCATTGGCCGCGCCGCTGCGCTCAAACTGGCGCGCGAGGGCGCCCGTGTCGTACTGAACGATCTCGATGAGGCGCCCGTAGCTGAAACCGTCAAGATGATTCGCGAGATAGGCGGTGAGATCACCACTGTCATCGGTAGCGTCACCGCCCCCGATTTCGGGGAACGTTTCGTCGCTGCCGCGCTCGAGGCGTTCGGCGACCTGCACATCATTGTCAACAACGCCGGCTATACCTGGGACAACGTCATCCAGAAAACCACCGACGAGCAGTTTCAGACCATGCTCGACGTGCATCTCGTCGCGCCGTTTCGCATCCTTCGAGCCGCGGCGGATCATATCCGCGCAGCAGTCAAGCGCGAAGAGGAGCGGCAGGAGCATGTCTATCGCAAGGTGGTGAACGTATCGTCATTGGCCGGGTTGTATGGCAATGCGGGCCAGGCCGGCTATTCGGTCGGCAAGGCGGGTATCGTCGGCTTGACACGCACGTTATGCAAGGAGTGGGGTCGCTATCGCGTCAATGTCAATTGCGTGGCATTCGGCGTGATAGAGACGCGGTTGACTCAGCCGCTGACCAGCGGCGAGGCGCATATCATCGTGGAGGGCCGCGATATTGCCGTAGGAATGCAGCCGCGGTTGCTGCAGACCGTCTCGACGATGGTGCCGTTGGGGCGCGGCGGGACACCCAAGGAAGCTGCGGACACCATTTACCTGATGTGCTCACCCGAATCAGATTACGTCAGCGGTCAGGTATTGGTGTGCGGCGGCGGACTGCTGTTGTGA
- a CDS encoding acyl-CoA dehydrogenase family protein, whose product MKNFPRDLFEPEHELIRQTARRFCEREIAPQHEMWEKAGVVPKAAWLKAGELGLLCMGMPQEYGGAALDFRASVVLLEELWRIGASGPGFALHSDIVAPYLLHHGSETTRRRWLPLMSRGEVVTAIAMTEPGTGSDLRAVSTSAVRDGDEYVIDGTKTFITNGLSAELVLVVARTVDAAGQSGLSLILVEADRPGFKRGRKLEKIGMKAQDTAELFFEKVRVPVDNLLGQEHRGLHHLMSELPQERLIIAVQAVSAARATLESTIEFTRNRQIFGKTTFDFQNTRFVLARALAELDVAQVFVDRCIALHVAGRLDATMAATAKLTATQMQNRLVDECLQLHGGYGYMWEYPVARAWADARAQRIYGGANEVMLELIARTL is encoded by the coding sequence ATGAAAAATTTTCCCCGTGACTTGTTCGAGCCGGAACATGAGCTGATCCGGCAGACCGCCCGGCGGTTCTGCGAGCGCGAAATAGCTCCGCAGCATGAGATGTGGGAGAAAGCCGGCGTTGTACCTAAGGCGGCATGGCTGAAGGCGGGTGAACTCGGCCTGCTGTGCATGGGCATGCCACAGGAGTATGGAGGTGCGGCGTTGGATTTCCGCGCTTCCGTGGTATTGCTGGAGGAACTGTGGCGCATCGGTGCCTCCGGGCCGGGCTTTGCATTGCACTCCGACATCGTCGCTCCGTATCTGCTGCACCACGGTAGCGAGACGACCAGGCGGAGGTGGTTGCCGCTGATGTCGCGCGGAGAGGTGGTCACCGCCATCGCCATGACCGAGCCTGGAACCGGCAGCGATCTGCGCGCGGTGTCCACCAGCGCCGTACGCGACGGCGATGAGTATGTCATCGACGGGACGAAGACGTTCATTACCAACGGACTGAGCGCCGAGCTGGTTCTGGTGGTGGCCCGCACGGTTGATGCGGCAGGCCAGTCGGGTCTGAGCCTCATTCTCGTAGAAGCGGATCGGCCAGGATTCAAGCGCGGTCGTAAACTGGAGAAAATCGGCATGAAGGCGCAGGATACAGCCGAACTTTTCTTCGAGAAAGTCCGTGTGCCGGTGGATAATCTGCTCGGCCAGGAGCACCGCGGCCTGCATCATCTCATGAGCGAGCTGCCGCAGGAACGCCTGATCATTGCTGTACAAGCGGTCTCAGCGGCGCGTGCGACACTGGAAAGCACCATCGAATTCACGCGCAATCGCCAGATCTTCGGCAAGACCACCTTCGATTTCCAGAACACCCGCTTTGTGCTGGCTCGTGCGCTGGCCGAACTCGATGTTGCCCAGGTTTTCGTCGATCGGTGTATCGCGCTGCACGTCGCCGGTCGCCTCGATGCGACGATGGCGGCGACCGCCAAATTGACGGCCACGCAGATGCAGAACAGATTGGTCGACGAGTGTTTGCAACTTCACGGCGGCTATGGCTACATGTGGGAGTACCCGGTGGCACGCGCTTGGGCTGATGCACGAGCACAGCGGATCTATGGGGGTGCCAACGAGGTCATGTTGGAACTGATTGCCCGGACGCTGTGA
- a CDS encoding CaiB/BaiF CoA transferase family protein, with protein sequence MTGTTSAGPLKGVKVLEIGGIGPGPFCGMVLADLGAEVLRVERSSAAAGVPAPKDPLLRGRRSIALDLRKPEGVGLLLRLVERMDILIEGFRPGVAERLGVGPQACLDRNPRLIYGRMTGWGQEGPLAHAAGHDINYIALSGALGLIGPPGGKPVPPLNLVGDFGGGGMLLTVGVLAALLETRQSGTGQIVDAAMVDGAVALLAMFFGFRAEGYFRDATGENFLAGAAPYYDTYQTKDGRYVAIGSLEPQFYALLLEKLGLERDRYGSVGMPAFDPATVKERWPELRAAIAAAFRGKTRDEWCRIMEGTDVCFAPVLGLEEAARHPHNAARRSFTEVDGVLQNAPAPRFSRTPLAAPRSPRRPGEDSDSVLLETGLSKEEIGQLRAAGVLT encoded by the coding sequence ATGACTGGAACGACTTCGGCAGGTCCGCTCAAAGGCGTCAAGGTGCTGGAAATCGGCGGTATCGGCCCCGGACCCTTTTGCGGGATGGTGCTGGCGGATTTAGGCGCGGAAGTCTTGCGTGTCGAGCGCTCCTCGGCAGCAGCCGGCGTGCCGGCTCCCAAGGATCCGTTGCTGCGAGGTCGCCGCTCGATCGCCCTGGATCTCAGGAAACCCGAGGGTGTCGGCCTGTTGCTCAGGCTGGTGGAGCGGATGGACATCCTGATCGAAGGGTTTCGTCCGGGTGTTGCGGAACGGCTCGGGGTGGGGCCGCAGGCATGCCTGGATCGCAATCCGCGCCTCATCTATGGGCGCATGACGGGATGGGGCCAGGAGGGTCCCCTGGCGCATGCAGCCGGACACGACATCAACTATATCGCGCTGTCCGGCGCGCTGGGTTTGATCGGACCGCCGGGCGGCAAGCCCGTACCGCCGCTCAATCTCGTCGGCGATTTCGGCGGCGGCGGTATGCTGCTGACCGTCGGCGTGTTGGCCGCGCTCCTCGAGACCCGGCAGTCCGGCACCGGCCAGATCGTCGATGCCGCGATGGTGGACGGTGCCGTGGCGCTGCTCGCCATGTTCTTCGGCTTTCGCGCCGAAGGATACTTCCGTGATGCGACCGGCGAGAACTTCCTTGCCGGGGCGGCGCCGTATTACGACACATACCAGACCAAGGACGGCAGGTATGTCGCCATCGGCTCGCTGGAGCCTCAGTTCTATGCATTGCTGCTCGAAAAACTGGGCCTCGAGCGCGACCGTTACGGTTCGGTCGGCATGCCCGCGTTCGATCCGGCCACGGTCAAGGAACGCTGGCCCGAATTGCGCGCGGCGATCGCTGCGGCGTTTCGCGGCAAAACGCGCGATGAGTGGTGCCGCATCATGGAGGGCACCGATGTGTGCTTCGCTCCGGTACTCGGCCTCGAAGAGGCCGCGAGGCATCCGCACAACGCGGCGCGCCGCTCTTTCACCGAAGTCGACGGCGTACTGCAGAATGCGCCGGCGCCGCGATTCAGCCGGACGCCGCTGGCGGCTCCCAGGTCGCCCCGCAGACCAGGCGAAGATTCCGACAGCGTATTGCTGGAGACCGGACTATCCAAGGAAGAGATCGGACAACTACGCGCCGCAGGCGTGCTCACCTGA
- the queA gene encoding tRNA preQ1(34) S-adenosylmethionine ribosyltransferase-isomerase QueA produces the protein MRRGDFDYFLPDELIAQRPPVRRGTSRLLHLPPEGGVVDLSFQDFPALLRPDDVLILNDTRVVPARLRGTKPTGGQVEILLERVLDGSRILAQVHASNPLRIGVPLALPGGVQAHYLGRQGELFEMELTLAANESPLAYFERHGTLPLPPYIERTADAQDAARYQTVFARTPGAVAAPTAGLHFDTAMLERCRERGASIAYVTLHVGAGTFQPVRVEALAEHRMHAERVSVNAETCEAIARARSRGGRVLAVGTTVVRSLEAAASASSQTAPSAPGEPARLAPFHGDTRLFITPGFRFQVVDALLTNFHLPQSTLLMLVCAFGGHAAVMQAYRHAVQRRYRFFSYGDAMFLERMTNQTASGLSFADPT, from the coding sequence ATGCGACGCGGCGACTTCGACTATTTCCTGCCGGACGAACTGATAGCGCAACGCCCGCCCGTCCGGCGCGGCACGAGTCGGCTATTGCACCTGCCGCCCGAAGGCGGTGTGGTCGATTTAAGCTTTCAGGATTTTCCCGCACTGCTACGCCCGGATGACGTATTGATCCTCAACGACACGCGCGTCGTTCCCGCGCGGCTGCGGGGGACCAAGCCCACCGGCGGCCAGGTGGAAATCCTGCTGGAACGGGTACTGGACGGCAGTCGAATCCTGGCGCAGGTGCATGCCAGCAATCCGCTACGCATCGGTGTGCCCCTGGCGCTGCCGGGCGGTGTCCAAGCGCATTACCTGGGCAGGCAGGGAGAATTGTTCGAGATGGAGCTGACACTCGCGGCAAATGAATCACCGCTGGCCTATTTCGAACGTCATGGCACCCTGCCTTTGCCGCCGTATATCGAGCGGACGGCCGATGCCCAGGATGCGGCGCGTTACCAGACGGTGTTCGCGCGAACCCCCGGCGCCGTGGCCGCCCCTACGGCCGGGCTGCATTTCGATACGGCCATGCTCGAGCGATGCAGGGAGCGGGGCGCATCCATCGCCTATGTGACCTTGCACGTCGGCGCCGGTACATTCCAGCCCGTACGGGTCGAGGCTCTTGCCGAGCATCGCATGCACGCCGAGCGGGTTTCAGTGAATGCCGAGACCTGCGAGGCAATCGCCCGGGCGAGATCGCGCGGCGGCCGGGTACTGGCCGTGGGCACGACCGTGGTGCGCAGCCTGGAAGCTGCCGCGTCGGCATCGAGCCAGACCGCGCCATCCGCGCCAGGGGAGCCTGCGCGCCTTGCGCCCTTCCACGGCGACACTCGCCTGTTTATTACTCCTGGATTCCGCTTCCAGGTGGTGGATGCGCTGCTGACGAATTTTCATTTGCCGCAGTCGACCCTGCTGATGCTGGTATGCGCCTTCGGGGGCCACGCTGCGGTCATGCAGGCCTATCGCCATGCCGTGCAGCGGCGCTACCGTTTTTTCAGCTATGGTGATGCGATGTTCCTGGAGCGCATGACGAATCAGACTGCATCCGGCCTTTCCTTTGCCGATCCGACATGA